Proteins encoded together in one Gloeomargarita sp. SKYB120 window:
- a CDS encoding rhomboid family intramembrane serine protease, with protein MRRTFALPFYFLLPAWGQQMVDQVVFGGRWNLVILPRRLAGIPGIFFSVFSHADFAHLLANSIPFLLFSWLILVQSYRRYGWVLLVGWIGGGVWCWLLGPHPVHGMSGVVYTLFGYLLWIGWQERRLVSLAISVLVLVNYGGLVWGVLPQEPYVAWWGHLIGFLLGLGTAYVIGRSAS; from the coding sequence TTGCGGCGCACCTTTGCGTTGCCATTCTACTTTTTGCTGCCGGCCTGGGGGCAACAAATGGTAGACCAGGTTGTGTTTGGGGGTCGCTGGAATCTGGTGATTCTTCCCCGGCGGCTTGCAGGGATACCGGGCATTTTTTTCTCGGTGTTTTCCCACGCTGACTTTGCCCATTTGCTCGCCAACTCGATTCCTTTTTTGCTCTTCAGTTGGCTGATTCTGGTGCAGAGCTATCGCCGTTATGGATGGGTGTTGCTGGTGGGGTGGATTGGCGGCGGCGTCTGGTGCTGGTTGCTGGGGCCGCATCCGGTGCATGGAATGAGCGGCGTGGTTTACACGCTATTTGGCTATTTGCTGTGGATCGGTTGGCAAGAGAGGCGCTTGGTTTCCCTGGCGATTTCGGTGTTGGTGCTGGTGAATTACGGCGGACTGGTGTGGGGCGTTTTACCCCAAGAACCCTACGTGGCCTGGTGGGGGCACCTGATTGGGTTTCTGCTGGGGCTGGGAACGGCCTATGTTATCGGGCGCAGCGCTTCATAA
- a CDS encoding SH3 domain-containing protein, which produces MASRLRESTSPWTWVASFVLATTLPMTASFILVRLGLQHWRQTMMPQPETPTLQPNPPQTDVIPAGQRMQVTEPQGLLVRAQPDANSRVVGTVAYQQTVERLDVSPDRQWERVRLPAQQVIGWVRAGYLQPLATHTPAAIPNLWVTAKDGLMLRREPSTSAPVVTGLAYAQELILLTYNADKSWAQVQVPATGTIGWVKAEYTRATPPTEREGRQVAVNAATGLLLREAPNGTPLTTLPDNETLLVLDTSADGQWLKVMVVRTQQQGWVKSDYTRPL; this is translated from the coding sequence ATGGCGAGTCGCCTGCGTGAGTCCACTTCGCCATGGACATGGGTCGCCAGTTTTGTGTTAGCCACCACGTTGCCCATGACCGCCAGTTTTATCCTGGTGCGCCTGGGTTTACAGCACTGGCGCCAGACGATGATGCCCCAACCAGAGACGCCAACGCTCCAGCCCAATCCGCCCCAGACCGATGTCATTCCCGCTGGCCAGCGGATGCAGGTCACAGAACCGCAAGGGTTACTAGTGCGGGCGCAACCGGATGCCAACAGTCGCGTTGTGGGAACCGTCGCCTATCAGCAGACGGTGGAGCGGTTAGACGTCAGTCCCGACCGGCAATGGGAACGGGTACGGCTCCCGGCCCAGCAGGTCATCGGGTGGGTGCGGGCTGGCTATTTACAACCCCTGGCAACGCACACACCGGCGGCCATACCGAACTTGTGGGTCACGGCAAAGGATGGTTTGATGCTCCGGCGCGAACCTAGTACATCCGCCCCGGTCGTCACCGGTTTGGCCTATGCCCAGGAGTTAATCCTACTCACATACAACGCCGACAAAAGCTGGGCGCAGGTGCAAGTGCCAGCGACAGGCACCATCGGTTGGGTCAAGGCTGAATACACGCGCGCTACTCCCCCCACCGAACGGGAAGGCCGACAAGTGGCGGTCAACGCTGCGACCGGTCTGCTTTTGCGGGAAGCGCCGAACGGTACCCCCCTCACGACCCTACCGGATAACGAAACACTGCTCGTTTTAGACACCAGCGCCGATGGTCAGTGGCTAAAGGTGATGGTGGTGCGCACGCAACAGCAAGGGTGGGTCAAAAGCGATTACACGCGACCGTTATGA
- a CDS encoding AAA family ATPase: MDFAQELGLLIRARYPFIYVPTVEEERLESVIGQVARRLGQWGVYVWDFVEGIQGNPNDQGFARRNPLQALEFLEKLPPHAPALLVLRDYSRFLEDVSVARKCRNLNRVLKAQPKSVIFVAPEVRLPLELQEIVTVLPFGLPTAEELRRELTQMVQGLPQPPSPELLEDLVRSCQGLSLERMQRVIGRALAQRGKLTEADVEEVLLEKRQIIQQTQILEFCTPTVTLNDVGGLDNLKLWLQRRQKAFSPAAREYGLPYPRGLLLAGLQGTGKSLTAKAIAHHWHLPLLRLDVGRLFAGLVGESESRTRQMIQITEALAPCVLWIDEIDKAFSATDSRSDGGTTNRVFGTILTWLAEKESPVFVVATANQIQLLPPELLRKGRFDEIFFVGLPTWEERQSILQVHLSRLRPHTWQTYDIARLAWETPDFSGAELEQAIIEAMHIGFSQGREFTTDDILEAASQIVPLARTAQEQVQLLQQWASTGKIRSASRHTSLSRRIEQMEDQDYYGESPA, encoded by the coding sequence ATGGACTTTGCCCAGGAGCTTGGCCTACTCATTCGGGCGCGGTACCCGTTCATCTACGTGCCCACGGTGGAAGAGGAGCGCCTGGAGAGCGTGATTGGCCAGGTGGCGCGGCGCTTGGGGCAATGGGGCGTTTATGTTTGGGATTTTGTGGAGGGCATCCAGGGCAATCCCAACGACCAGGGATTTGCGCGGCGGAATCCCCTGCAGGCGCTGGAGTTTTTGGAAAAATTGCCCCCCCATGCGCCGGCGCTGTTGGTGTTGCGGGATTACAGCCGGTTTCTGGAGGACGTATCGGTGGCCCGCAAGTGTCGCAATCTCAACCGGGTGCTCAAGGCCCAGCCCAAAAGTGTGATTTTCGTTGCGCCAGAGGTGCGTCTGCCGCTGGAGTTACAAGAAATTGTCACAGTGTTGCCGTTTGGGTTGCCCACTGCTGAGGAGTTGCGCCGGGAATTGACCCAGATGGTGCAGGGGTTGCCGCAGCCGCCGTCGCCGGAGCTACTCGAGGACTTGGTGCGCTCTTGTCAGGGGTTGTCCTTGGAGCGGATGCAACGGGTGATTGGCCGGGCGCTGGCGCAACGGGGGAAACTCACCGAAGCTGATGTGGAGGAGGTGCTGCTGGAAAAACGCCAGATTATTCAACAGACCCAAATTCTGGAATTTTGCACCCCGACGGTGACCTTGAACGATGTGGGGGGCTTGGATAATTTGAAGCTCTGGTTGCAGCGGCGGCAAAAGGCCTTCAGTCCGGCGGCGCGGGAATACGGGTTGCCCTACCCACGGGGGTTGTTGCTGGCGGGATTGCAGGGGACGGGCAAATCCCTGACAGCCAAGGCGATTGCCCACCACTGGCATTTACCCCTGTTACGGTTGGATGTGGGGCGGTTGTTTGCCGGGTTGGTGGGGGAATCGGAAAGCCGCACCCGCCAGATGATCCAAATCACCGAAGCCCTGGCTCCCTGCGTGCTGTGGATTGATGAGATTGACAAGGCGTTTAGCGCCACCGATAGCCGCTCCGACGGGGGCACCACCAACCGGGTCTTCGGTACGATTCTCACTTGGCTGGCGGAAAAAGAATCGCCCGTGTTTGTGGTCGCTACAGCCAACCAAATTCAGTTGTTGCCGCCAGAGCTGCTGCGCAAGGGCCGGTTTGACGAAATCTTCTTTGTGGGGTTGCCCACCTGGGAAGAACGCCAGAGCATTTTGCAGGTGCATTTATCCCGCTTGCGGCCCCACACCTGGCAAACCTACGACATTGCGCGCTTGGCCTGGGAAACGCCGGATTTTTCGGGAGCGGAACTGGAACAGGCCATCATTGAAGCCATGCACATCGGATTTAGCCAGGGCCGGGAGTTCACCACCGACGATATATTAGAAGCAGCTAGCCAGATCGTTCCGTTAGCGCGCACGGCCCAAGAACAGGTGCAACTGTTGCAACAGTGGGCCAGCACTGGCAAAATTCGTTCCGCTTCTCGCCACACCAGTCTCAGCCGTCGGATCGAGCAAATGGAGGACCAGGATTATTATGGCGAGTCGCCTGCGTGA
- a CDS encoding DUF177 domain-containing protein, whose translation MVLEPIAIPSLLRLPEKKLSLTVRQKFAGLPLLTPAQGVVDIWHQGTHLRVEAQVSMIVTLTCRRCLCQYNHRLPLQVSEIIWLDAVKSDPNAWPLEQEVPLTDLMEYLPPEGWFDVGQWLYEHISLALPTDPLCRPDCKVDWPGGEVEQEGETTDPRWAALAALDWPE comes from the coding sequence GTGGTACTGGAGCCGATTGCCATTCCCAGCCTGTTGCGCTTGCCGGAGAAAAAGTTATCCCTGACGGTGCGGCAAAAGTTCGCTGGTTTGCCCCTGCTGACACCGGCGCAGGGGGTGGTGGACATTTGGCACCAGGGGACGCACTTGCGGGTGGAGGCACAGGTGAGCATGATTGTCACCTTGACCTGCCGGCGCTGCTTGTGCCAGTACAACCACCGGCTGCCGTTGCAGGTGTCGGAAATCATCTGGTTGGATGCGGTCAAGAGCGACCCGAATGCCTGGCCGCTGGAGCAGGAGGTACCCCTAACGGATTTGATGGAGTACTTGCCGCCGGAGGGGTGGTTTGATGTGGGCCAGTGGTTGTATGAACACATTTCCCTAGCGCTCCCGACCGACCCCCTGTGTCGCCCTGATTGCAAGGTCGACTGGCCCGGGGGTGAAGTGGAGCAGGAAGGCGAGACGACGGACCCCCGCTGGGCGGCGCTAGCAGCGCTGGACTGGCCGGAATAG